In Treponema sp. OMZ 798, the following proteins share a genomic window:
- the gpmA gene encoding 2,3-diphosphoglycerate-dependent phosphoglycerate mutase, whose translation MKLVLVRHGESEWNKLNLFTGWTDVDLSEKGVEEAKEGGTYLKKEGFDFDICYTSYLKRAIHTLNHILSEMDREWLPVIKTWKLNERHYGALQGLNKAETAEKYGEDQVKIWRRSFDIAPPVLEGGDKRCPYLQEQYRGIEKAELPLTESLKDTIARAVPFFEETIKPQMLEGKRILITAHGNSLRALVKYFENLSDEEIISVNIPTGVPLVYEFDKNFKVMSKRYLGDQEKINAKINAVANQGKKK comes from the coding sequence ATGAAATTGGTTTTGGTCAGGCATGGCGAAAGTGAATGGAATAAGCTTAATCTATTTACCGGCTGGACGGATGTAGATTTAAGCGAAAAGGGTGTAGAAGAAGCAAAGGAGGGCGGAACTTACTTAAAAAAAGAAGGTTTTGACTTCGATATATGCTATACCTCCTATCTAAAAAGGGCAATCCACACCCTCAATCATATTTTAAGCGAGATGGATAGAGAATGGCTTCCCGTCATAAAAACTTGGAAGCTGAACGAAAGGCATTATGGGGCCTTGCAGGGCTTAAACAAAGCAGAAACAGCCGAAAAATACGGAGAGGATCAGGTAAAAATTTGGCGCCGATCCTTTGATATTGCCCCTCCTGTCTTGGAAGGAGGAGATAAGCGTTGTCCCTATTTGCAGGAACAATACAGGGGTATTGAAAAAGCGGAGCTCCCTCTAACCGAAAGCTTAAAAGATACCATAGCCAGAGCCGTTCCTTTTTTTGAAGAGACTATAAAGCCTCAAATGCTTGAAGGAAAAAGAATTCTTATAACAGCCCATGGGAACTCCCTCAGGGCATTGGTCAAGTACTTTGAAAATTTAAGCGATGAAGAAATCATTTCCGTAAATATTCCGACAGGCGTTCCCTTGGTCTACGAATTCGATAAGAATTTTAAGGTTATGAGTAAACGCTATCTGGGAGACCAAGAAAAAATAAACGCAAAAATAAATGCAGTTGCAAATCAAGGAAAAAAGAAATAA
- a CDS encoding M81 family metallopeptidase, protein MKRILVGCINHESNSFNPIITGIEDFVIFRGEEVLTKGLKPYYSSTGIIETIQKWGWEVVPAVVARAVPNGLVDYNLYTELKKDFLAYIDKALLEAPIDGICLGLHGSLKVQKIGPAEGDLLKAIREKLPHIPLTTALDMHATVTDEMIKYCDGIVGYKTAPHIDCYETGVHAAELLKAALEPSNKLCIGRVKIPMLVAGEKSETAAEPMKSLIASCVEAEKDNGLLAASVLLGFPWADSKDNGVNIVTTALNDQALADRAALKIAKEFWAERHNFKFKVEHYDSFTAIKTAVESVMQNKECPVFVSDSGDNPTAGSTGDSTECFEALLKQKEALRALPTKVLYSGFFDKAAVEKCFEAGEGSSLEITIGGTWDKINGKKIPCPVKVLKLVKNYGVYDSRLAFVEMENIRIVLTSNHIGFGDEELLPALGVNTEDYCIVIVKLGYLEPCFQKIAKRAILAESKGCSNEVLETLDYPQTPRPIYPLDKDMDIKL, encoded by the coding sequence ATGAAGCGAATTTTAGTAGGATGCATAAATCACGAGTCGAACAGCTTTAATCCTATTATTACGGGTATTGAAGATTTTGTTATTTTTAGAGGAGAAGAAGTTTTAACAAAAGGTTTAAAACCCTATTACTCTTCTACCGGAATTATCGAAACTATTCAAAAATGGGGCTGGGAGGTTGTTCCTGCCGTAGTTGCAAGGGCTGTTCCGAACGGCTTGGTGGATTATAATCTATATACCGAGCTTAAAAAAGATTTTTTAGCCTATATAGATAAGGCCCTTTTAGAAGCTCCGATTGACGGCATCTGCTTAGGCCTTCACGGTTCTTTAAAGGTTCAAAAAATAGGACCTGCCGAAGGAGACCTTTTAAAAGCAATCCGCGAAAAGCTTCCCCATATTCCTTTAACGACAGCTTTGGACATGCATGCTACCGTAACCGATGAGATGATTAAATATTGTGACGGTATCGTAGGTTATAAAACCGCTCCTCATATTGACTGCTATGAAACCGGTGTCCATGCAGCCGAACTTTTAAAAGCTGCCTTAGAGCCTTCAAATAAACTTTGTATAGGAAGGGTAAAAATCCCCATGCTGGTGGCAGGAGAAAAAAGCGAAACCGCCGCCGAGCCTATGAAGAGTTTAATCGCCTCTTGTGTCGAGGCCGAAAAGGATAATGGCTTGCTTGCCGCCTCCGTTCTTTTGGGCTTTCCGTGGGCAGACAGCAAGGATAACGGAGTAAACATTGTAACAACTGCCTTAAACGATCAGGCCCTTGCAGACAGGGCAGCCTTAAAGATAGCCAAGGAATTTTGGGCCGAGCGTCATAATTTTAAATTTAAGGTAGAGCATTATGATTCCTTTACTGCAATAAAAACCGCAGTTGAATCGGTAATGCAAAATAAAGAATGCCCCGTCTTTGTCTCCGATTCGGGAGATAATCCTACAGCCGGTTCTACCGGAGATTCCACCGAGTGCTTTGAGGCTCTTTTAAAACAAAAAGAAGCTTTAAGAGCTCTACCCACTAAGGTGCTTTATTCCGGATTTTTCGATAAGGCTGCCGTTGAAAAATGCTTTGAGGCAGGGGAGGGCTCTTCCTTAGAAATAACTATAGGCGGAACATGGGATAAAATCAACGGCAAAAAAATTCCTTGCCCCGTAAAGGTTTTAAAACTTGTAAAAAACTACGGCGTTTATGATTCCCGATTGGCTTTTGTCGAAATGGAAAACATAAGAATAGTTTTAACCTCAAATCACATAGGCTTCGGAGATGAGGAGCTCTTGCCTGCCTTGGGTGTAAACACAGAAGATTATTGTATAGTTATTGTAAAGCTGGGTTATCTGGAGCCCTGTTTTCAAAAAATAGCAAAAAGAGCAATTTTAGCCGAGTCTAAGGGCTGTTCAAATGAAGTTTTAGAAACCTTGGATTACCCTCAAACTCCGCGCCCCATATATCCCTTGGATAAGGACATGGATATAAAATTATAA
- a CDS encoding 2-hydroxyacyl-CoA dehydratase: protein MNKESVLRFGIDVGSTTVKVVVLEDDGTVLFSKYQRHRADIRTTIISVCELAVEAVEKKYGEDVELSLIVTGSGGLAVSHWLNIPFIQEVVASTAAVKKIIPHTDVIIELGGEDAKITYFEHANIEQRMNGTCAGGTGSFIDQMAALLETDALGLNELAKNAKTIYPIAARCGVFAKTDVQPLINEGAKREDIAASIFQAVVSQTISGLACGKPIRGKVAFLGGPLHFLDQLRHRFIETLKLKEDEIITPENSELFVAMGAALSAAGGFKIPKTSSSPFNRSALLDLKKAQFKTSTKKDENKSPLVFEEEPETKPRFIALSKFKKDIYKIASSEMPEVQRLPPLFKNEEELETFRIRHAKEKAPSADISSASGPVFLGLDAGSTTTKAVLIDGEGKILWRFYDVNAGNPVELAVRVLKDLYKMLPPKAYIARSVSTGYGEGLFQAALGVDAGEVETIAHYRAAEFFLPGVDFLLDIGGQDMKCLRMKNGAISSIQLNEACSSGCGSFLDNFARSLGMSISEFASMALLAEKPVDLGTRCTVFMNSRVKQAQKEGASVGDISSGLSYSVIKNALFKVIKLRDASEVGSKVIVQGGTFNNDAVLRAFELVSGRQAVRPDVAGLMGAYGAALIAKDQWHDLDEENLSEGKIRSNIADMEGLENFKVKLDLLRCPKCPNNCLLTVNTFDICGVKRRFITGNRCERGAELDKNSGIEECSSQVSSKDQEDVNKKDIPNLFDWKYKRLFKYKPIPKNEAPRGEIGIPRVLNMYENYPFWFTFFTELGFSVRISPRSTRGTYEMGLESIPSESVCYPGKIAHGHIEALLKLGVKNIFYPCIPYEKKEDDGAGNHYNCPIVTSYPEVLKNNIDVLRQDANIIYLNPFLPYYDKNRLIDRLHEELGAKFSIRLEEIMTAVNAAWTEEEGFKKETEEKGEEVLRIMKEKNLKGIVLAGRPYHLDPEINHGIPEMLNGLGLAVLTEDSVAHLGKIERPLRVVDQWTYHNRLYRAGNFTATQDNLEFIQLTSFGCGLDAVTADQVQEIVESKGKMYTLIKIDEGSNLGAVRIRVRSLLAAVKERKRHKLSLTRKSSAYERIVFSKEMEKRYTILAPQMSPIHFDLIGAAISHSGYNLEILTEIDQTAVEYGLKYINNDACYPAIIVAGQMIAALKSGRYDLRTTALAITQTGGGCRATNYIGFIRRALIDAGLGFVPVIGISAQSIEKNPGFKLKLPVLHRVAQAMCLGDLLMRVLYRTRPYEKVPGSANEIYKKYAVRIKDELKKMSSKKYREIINGIVSEFDNLPLRNIRKPRVGVVGEILVKFHPAANNDIFSTIEREGAECVVPDLLDFFLYSSVSGIYHNTYLDYSFKKRFIANFTIWVMERYRKPIKKALKRSKRFTPPESIYRLADSVDGILQLGNVTGEGWFLTAEMIELIHSGVSNIACVQPFACLPNHVTGKGMIKELRRRYPEANISAIDFDPGASEVNQLNRLKLLLANAKPGLHPDETK from the coding sequence ATGAATAAAGAGAGTGTGCTGCGTTTTGGAATCGATGTCGGATCGACTACCGTAAAGGTTGTTGTTTTAGAAGATGACGGAACGGTTTTGTTCAGTAAGTATCAAAGGCATAGGGCCGATATACGGACAACTATTATATCCGTTTGCGAACTTGCTGTTGAAGCTGTCGAAAAAAAATACGGAGAAGATGTAGAGCTCTCCCTCATTGTAACGGGATCAGGAGGGCTTGCCGTTTCGCACTGGCTCAATATTCCCTTTATTCAAGAGGTCGTAGCCTCAACTGCCGCCGTAAAAAAAATAATTCCTCACACCGATGTTATAATAGAACTCGGCGGCGAGGATGCAAAGATTACTTATTTTGAGCACGCCAATATCGAGCAAAGAATGAACGGAACCTGTGCAGGAGGTACGGGCTCTTTTATAGACCAGATGGCCGCCCTCTTGGAAACCGATGCCTTGGGCTTAAACGAGCTTGCAAAAAATGCTAAGACCATTTACCCTATAGCCGCCCGCTGCGGAGTCTTTGCCAAGACCGACGTTCAGCCCCTTATAAACGAGGGCGCAAAAAGAGAGGACATAGCAGCCAGCATCTTTCAGGCTGTTGTAAGCCAGACTATTTCGGGCCTTGCCTGCGGTAAGCCCATAAGGGGAAAGGTTGCTTTTTTGGGAGGCCCCTTACATTTTTTAGATCAGTTAAGGCACAGGTTTATCGAAACCTTAAAGCTTAAAGAAGATGAAATTATCACTCCTGAAAATTCGGAACTCTTTGTAGCCATGGGGGCAGCCTTGAGTGCCGCCGGAGGCTTTAAGATACCTAAGACTTCAAGCTCTCCCTTTAACCGGTCTGCTCTCTTGGACCTAAAAAAGGCTCAGTTTAAAACCTCTACAAAAAAGGACGAAAATAAATCGCCTCTTGTTTTTGAGGAGGAGCCTGAGACAAAACCCCGGTTTATAGCACTTTCAAAATTCAAAAAAGATATTTATAAGATAGCTTCTTCCGAGATGCCCGAGGTTCAGCGCCTTCCTCCTCTTTTTAAAAATGAAGAAGAACTTGAGACTTTCAGGATAAGGCATGCAAAGGAAAAAGCTCCCTCGGCCGATATTTCCTCTGCTTCCGGCCCCGTCTTTTTAGGGCTTGATGCAGGCTCAACTACCACCAAGGCCGTTTTAATTGATGGGGAAGGAAAAATTCTCTGGCGTTTTTATGATGTAAATGCAGGAAACCCTGTCGAACTTGCAGTAAGGGTTTTAAAAGACCTTTACAAAATGCTTCCTCCAAAAGCCTATATAGCCCGCTCCGTTTCTACAGGATATGGGGAGGGGCTTTTTCAGGCTGCTTTGGGTGTAGATGCAGGAGAGGTTGAAACGATCGCACACTACCGTGCCGCAGAATTCTTTTTACCCGGAGTAGACTTCCTTTTGGATATAGGCGGTCAAGATATGAAGTGCCTCCGCATGAAAAACGGAGCCATAAGCTCTATTCAGCTGAATGAGGCTTGTTCCTCAGGCTGCGGAAGCTTTTTGGATAACTTTGCCCGATCCCTCGGAATGAGCATAAGCGAATTTGCGAGCATGGCTCTTCTTGCCGAAAAACCCGTAGATTTAGGTACACGATGCACGGTTTTTATGAACAGCCGAGTTAAGCAGGCTCAAAAAGAAGGAGCCTCGGTAGGAGACATTTCTTCAGGTCTTTCTTATTCCGTTATAAAAAATGCCCTCTTTAAGGTTATTAAATTGCGCGATGCTTCCGAGGTAGGAAGCAAGGTAATAGTGCAGGGCGGAACCTTTAATAACGATGCCGTTTTGCGTGCTTTTGAGCTTGTTTCGGGAAGACAGGCTGTCCGCCCGGATGTCGCAGGGCTTATGGGTGCATACGGAGCTGCCTTAATTGCAAAAGATCAATGGCATGACCTTGACGAAGAAAATCTTTCTGAAGGAAAAATAAGATCGAATATTGCCGATATGGAAGGCTTGGAAAACTTTAAGGTAAAGCTTGATTTATTGCGCTGTCCCAAATGCCCGAATAACTGCCTTTTAACAGTAAACACCTTCGACATTTGCGGAGTAAAGCGCCGTTTTATTACGGGAAACAGATGTGAACGCGGTGCAGAACTCGATAAAAACAGCGGAATTGAAGAGTGTTCATCTCAAGTTTCCTCTAAAGATCAAGAAGATGTAAACAAAAAAGATATACCCAACCTCTTTGACTGGAAGTATAAGAGGCTTTTTAAATATAAGCCCATTCCTAAAAATGAAGCACCCAGAGGCGAGATAGGAATTCCACGGGTTTTAAACATGTACGAAAACTATCCGTTCTGGTTTACCTTTTTTACTGAGCTGGGATTTTCGGTTAGAATTTCTCCCCGCTCAACCAGAGGTACCTACGAGATGGGCCTTGAATCGATTCCGTCCGAATCGGTTTGTTATCCCGGAAAGATAGCTCACGGTCATATTGAGGCCCTCTTAAAATTAGGCGTAAAAAATATTTTCTATCCCTGTATTCCTTATGAGAAAAAAGAAGATGACGGAGCCGGAAACCATTATAATTGCCCCATTGTTACAAGCTATCCTGAGGTTCTAAAAAACAATATCGATGTTCTAAGGCAGGATGCAAATATAATTTATTTAAATCCCTTTTTACCCTATTATGACAAGAACCGATTGATAGATCGTCTTCATGAGGAGCTGGGTGCAAAGTTTTCGATACGTTTGGAAGAAATAATGACTGCCGTTAATGCGGCATGGACCGAAGAAGAAGGCTTTAAAAAGGAAACGGAGGAGAAGGGAGAAGAGGTTTTACGCATAATGAAAGAAAAAAATCTTAAAGGCATTGTGCTTGCAGGCCGTCCCTATCACCTTGACCCCGAAATAAACCACGGCATCCCTGAAATGCTCAACGGTCTCGGTCTTGCGGTTTTAACCGAGGACTCGGTTGCCCACTTAGGAAAAATAGAGCGGCCCTTGCGTGTCGTAGATCAGTGGACTTATCATAACCGTCTCTATAGGGCCGGAAACTTTACTGCAACTCAAGATAATCTGGAATTTATACAGCTTACCAGCTTCGGCTGCGGTTTGGATGCGGTAACGGCCGATCAGGTTCAGGAAATAGTTGAGTCAAAGGGGAAGATGTACACCCTCATAAAAATAGATGAAGGTTCAAACCTCGGAGCCGTGAGAATAAGAGTACGTAGTCTTTTGGCTGCTGTCAAGGAAAGAAAGAGGCATAAACTTTCTTTAACAAGAAAAAGCTCGGCCTATGAGCGCATAGTTTTTTCAAAGGAGATGGAAAAACGATACACTATTTTAGCCCCTCAGATGTCTCCCATTCATTTTGACCTTATAGGTGCCGCTATTTCGCACTCAGGCTATAACCTTGAAATTCTTACCGAAATCGATCAAACTGCCGTAGAGTACGGCTTAAAGTATATAAACAATGATGCCTGTTATCCTGCCATCATAGTTGCAGGACAGATGATAGCAGCTCTAAAATCGGGCCGCTACGATTTACGCACCACAGCTTTGGCGATTACCCAAACAGGGGGAGGCTGTCGGGCCACAAACTACATAGGCTTTATCAGGCGGGCCCTTATAGATGCCGGTTTGGGCTTTGTTCCGGTAATAGGTATCAGTGCCCAGTCCATCGAAAAAAATCCCGGTTTTAAATTAAAGCTCCCTGTTTTACACAGGGTTGCTCAAGCCATGTGCTTAGGCGACCTTTTGATGAGGGTGCTTTACCGTACCCGCCCATACGAAAAGGTTCCCGGTTCTGCAAACGAAATATATAAAAAATATGCCGTCCGTATCAAGGATGAGTTAAAAAAAATGTCCTCTAAAAAATATAGGGAAATAATAAACGGTATTGTAAGCGAGTTCGACAATCTCCCCTTAAGAAATATCCGAAAACCGAGGGTCGGCGTAGTAGGGGAAATCCTGGTTAAATTCCACCCTGCAGCCAATAACGATATCTTTAGTACAATCGAAAGAGAAGGAGCGGAATGTGTCGTTCCTGATCTCTTGGACTTTTTTCTTTATTCTTCTGTTTCGGGTATCTATCACAATACCTATCTCGATTATTCGTTTAAAAAACGATTCATTGCAAATTTTACAATCTGGGTCATGGAAAGATACAGAAAGCCTATAAAAAAAGCTTTAAAGCGAAGCAAGCGTTTTACTCCTCCTGAGAGCATATACAGACTAGCTGATTCAGTAGACGGAATTTTGCAGCTGGGTAATGTGACGGGAGAAGGCTGGTTCTTGACGGCTGAAATGATAGAACTCATTCATTCAGGCGTTTCAAATATTGCCTGTGTTCAGCCCTTTGCCTGCCTCCCCAATCATGTAACCGGCAAGGGAATGATAAAGGAGCTGCGACGCCGTTACCCTGAGGCCAATATCTCTGCCATCGACTTCGACCCGGGGGCGAGCGAGGTAAACCAGCTCAACCGCTTAAAACTCCTCCTAGCCAATGCCAAACCCGGCCTCCACCCCGATGAAACAAAGTGA
- a CDS encoding ABC transporter ATP-binding protein, producing MIEISNVSKAYGSSKTKAVDGISVNVKNGEIFGFLGPNGAGKTTTIKMITGVLNPDSGAIIVDGINIADDPMEAKRRIGYVTDNPELFSQLKAAEYLNFIGDVYGVPADLRQERIERYTKLFGINEALNGSIGSFSHGMKQKLLVTGGLLSDPPVWILDEPMVGLDPKSAFSLKEIMRERADAGKVVFFSTHVMEVAEKLCDRLAIINAGKIMFEGSLQELREKRGENASLEKLFLELVDDKYSSDFENGDA from the coding sequence ATGATTGAAATTTCAAATGTTTCAAAGGCTTACGGATCTTCTAAAACAAAGGCTGTAGACGGTATTTCGGTAAACGTAAAAAACGGCGAAATCTTCGGCTTTTTAGGGCCGAACGGAGCCGGAAAAACAACTACAATTAAGATGATAACGGGTGTCCTTAATCCCGATTCCGGAGCAATAATTGTTGACGGCATAAACATAGCCGATGACCCTATGGAAGCAAAAAGAAGAATAGGCTATGTTACCGATAACCCGGAACTTTTTTCTCAGCTTAAGGCTGCCGAATACTTAAATTTTATAGGCGATGTTTATGGAGTACCCGCAGATTTAAGACAAGAAAGAATAGAGCGGTATACCAAGCTTTTCGGCATAAATGAAGCCTTAAACGGGAGTATAGGAAGCTTTTCCCACGGAATGAAGCAAAAACTTTTGGTTACCGGAGGCCTCTTATCCGATCCTCCTGTTTGGATCTTGGATGAACCTATGGTCGGCTTGGATCCTAAATCCGCCTTTTCCCTAAAAGAAATTATGAGAGAGAGGGCTGATGCCGGAAAGGTCGTTTTCTTTTCGACCCATGTCATGGAAGTAGCCGAAAAACTTTGCGACAGGCTTGCAATCATAAATGCAGGTAAGATTATGTTTGAAGGCTCTTTACAGGAGCTGCGTGAAAAAAGAGGCGAAAACGCTTCTCTTGAAAAGCTCTTTTTGGAGCTTGTTGACGATAAATATTCTTCTGATTTTGAAAACGGGGACGCTTAA
- a CDS encoding lipopolysaccharide assembly protein LapB has product MERLKLYFYYFKNKILKKYEGKKSQPAIDTEEIKEEIWEADFSKKENARFLEETGDGYRSLFEENLDGKQSYSLELKRKHLYAWSLNPVFRYKDFVLDAEIELPVFTDNFFPEENTSAGYCAAGFVFRHISDKAFYSLLISDKGWIRLEAVVNSTPMPILGWTKPLTDVDSSKFKIKLICAGTSITVLVNNTWLGKFDSDIVQAAGKIGFAGQNWESHSKVKFYLNEFKIISQPLLVENTDSAANNPDAISPEAYINLASTYYAMGQYVAAVYQIKQAWKLRDPGIQDHILAGRIYFAQRLNEEAEKEFLSALDIEHDNYEIMAELAGLYYQSGNMKKLGDLLKDIPTEEIEKSVLLCSLQGHFLNSQGEHEKSAAFYAKAFALKPEQGVLKYNEANELNLAGKKSEAIEAYTEAGKIFLASEEYNEMADVINALERIAPEDERTWALSGKFYYAVDNKWEAKVNFKKLCDAKTSDSTIWYLYGLLIHDENPDEAIKFFKKACKLGPEHGLYHFRLAEALYLIGEDCSVPLLEAEALEPNNGWIFNLKALCAIDEDAFFDAQIEIEKARKMLPDEIVILENYVEVMRLQGRLKECAPLFDIEAGTADLAAERNRGEAFHIYANALFFDEQYDEADIWFQKALKLKPEDPVLLTDKAENSIEIGYLNDADGLLVKALDIEPTERIYRLISLLAVKKGDHARAEVSLRKAIDEFGESEELLFDLTNLYIQTNRKEKAKETIKLLAGCEDQERLKELKALLKK; this is encoded by the coding sequence ATGGAACGACTTAAATTATATTTTTATTATTTTAAGAACAAAATTCTAAAAAAGTATGAGGGCAAAAAATCTCAGCCGGCGATAGACACGGAAGAAATAAAAGAAGAGATATGGGAAGCCGATTTTTCTAAAAAAGAAAATGCCCGTTTTTTAGAAGAAACAGGAGACGGTTACCGGTCTTTGTTTGAAGAAAACCTTGACGGTAAACAATCTTACTCTTTGGAGCTTAAGCGCAAACATCTTTATGCTTGGTCCTTAAACCCTGTATTTAGGTATAAGGACTTCGTGCTTGATGCCGAAATTGAGCTGCCTGTTTTTACCGATAACTTTTTTCCTGAAGAAAATACAAGTGCAGGCTATTGTGCTGCCGGCTTTGTGTTTAGACATATAAGCGATAAGGCCTTTTACTCTCTTCTTATTTCCGACAAGGGGTGGATAAGGCTTGAAGCTGTTGTAAATTCTACTCCCATGCCCATCCTAGGCTGGACAAAGCCTTTAACCGATGTTGATAGTTCAAAATTTAAAATAAAACTAATCTGTGCAGGAACAAGTATAACGGTCCTTGTAAACAATACTTGGCTTGGTAAATTCGATTCCGATATTGTCCAAGCTGCCGGAAAAATAGGCTTTGCCGGTCAAAACTGGGAATCGCACTCAAAGGTAAAATTTTATTTAAACGAATTTAAAATTATTTCTCAGCCCCTCCTTGTCGAAAATACCGATTCCGCCGCCAATAATCCTGATGCTATTTCTCCTGAGGCCTATATCAACCTTGCTTCAACATATTACGCTATGGGACAATATGTAGCCGCTGTTTATCAAATAAAGCAGGCATGGAAACTACGTGATCCCGGTATTCAAGATCATATTTTGGCAGGAAGAATATATTTTGCTCAGCGTTTAAATGAAGAAGCTGAAAAAGAATTTTTATCGGCCCTTGATATTGAACACGATAATTATGAAATAATGGCTGAACTTGCCGGCCTTTACTACCAATCGGGAAATATGAAAAAATTAGGAGATCTTCTCAAAGATATTCCTACTGAAGAAATTGAAAAGTCGGTCTTGCTTTGCTCTTTACAGGGGCATTTTTTAAATTCTCAAGGAGAACATGAAAAATCGGCCGCTTTCTATGCAAAGGCCTTTGCATTAAAACCTGAACAGGGCGTATTAAAATATAATGAGGCAAACGAATTAAATCTTGCGGGAAAGAAGTCAGAGGCTATAGAAGCCTATACTGAAGCCGGAAAAATCTTTTTGGCTTCCGAAGAATATAACGAAATGGCCGATGTAATAAACGCCCTTGAGCGTATTGCTCCGGAAGATGAGCGTACATGGGCCTTAAGCGGTAAATTCTATTATGCTGTAGACAACAAATGGGAAGCCAAGGTTAATTTTAAAAAACTCTGTGATGCAAAGACAAGCGATTCTACGATATGGTATTTGTACGGCCTTCTTATCCACGATGAAAACCCTGACGAAGCTATCAAATTCTTTAAAAAGGCTTGTAAGCTTGGACCCGAACACGGCCTTTATCATTTCCGTTTGGCAGAGGCCTTGTATTTAATAGGGGAAGACTGCTCTGTTCCTCTTTTAGAGGCTGAAGCCCTTGAGCCTAACAATGGCTGGATTTTTAATTTAAAAGCTCTTTGTGCCATTGATGAAGATGCCTTCTTTGATGCTCAAATCGAAATTGAAAAAGCCCGTAAGATGCTCCCCGATGAAATAGTTATTTTGGAAAACTATGTAGAAGTTATGCGTCTTCAAGGCCGTTTAAAAGAATGTGCCCCTCTTTTTGATATAGAGGCTGGAACTGCAGACTTGGCGGCCGAAAGAAATCGGGGCGAGGCCTTTCATATTTATGCAAATGCCTTATTCTTTGACGAGCAATATGATGAAGCCGATATTTGGTTCCAGAAAGCCTTAAAACTAAAACCCGAAGATCCTGTCCTTTTAACCGATAAGGCCGAAAATTCCATCGAGATAGGCTATTTGAACGATGCCGACGGTCTTTTGGTCAAAGCCCTCGATATAGAACCTACAGAAAGAATATACAGGCTTATTTCTCTTCTTGCAGTAAAAAAAGGCGACCATGCCCGTGCCGAAGTAAGCTTAAGGAAGGCTATCGATGAATTCGGTGAAAGCGAAGAGCTTTTATTCGATCTTACAAATCTTTATATCCAGACAAACCGGAAAGAAAAGGCTAAGGAAACGATAAAGCTTCTTGCCGGCTGTGAAGACCAAGAACGCCTAAAAGAACTAAAAGCTCTTTTAAAAAAATGA